The following are from one region of the Streptococcus sp. 1643 genome:
- a CDS encoding RNA-binding protein — protein sequence MTVNRAIYQHFSQDDIPFIDKGLEWIKRVEDTYAPVLTPFINPHQEQILRVLAGTYGLGCQSSGDFLSTESVRVLLYPDYFEPEISDFEMALLEICYPSKFEQLSHGKILGTIINQLGIDRKLFGDILVDEKRAQIFVNRDFIPLFQDGIRKIGRLPVSLEERPFTDRILSKIDYREREILVSSFRLDALLSSALKLSRNQASQLIEKKSVQVNYHVVEKSDYQVTVGDLISVRKFGRLKVVKDNGQTKKDKKKLTVRLLLSK from the coding sequence ATGACAGTAAATCGAGCCATTTATCAGCATTTTTCCCAAGATGATATTCCTTTTATTGATAAGGGATTAGAGTGGATCAAGCGGGTAGAAGATACATATGCACCGGTGCTTACTCCATTTATCAATCCCCATCAGGAACAGATCTTGAGGGTGTTAGCTGGGACATATGGACTGGGTTGCCAAAGTAGTGGTGATTTTCTTTCGACAGAGTCGGTTCGAGTTCTTCTCTATCCAGATTACTTTGAACCAGAGATATCAGACTTTGAAATGGCCTTGTTGGAAATCTGCTATCCGAGTAAGTTTGAACAACTGAGTCATGGAAAAATATTGGGAACAATCATCAACCAGCTAGGAATTGACCGTAAATTATTTGGTGATATCTTGGTAGATGAAAAGAGAGCACAGATTTTTGTCAATCGTGATTTCATTCCTCTTTTTCAGGATGGAATAAGAAAGATTGGCAGACTTCCTGTATCGCTGGAGGAACGTCCTTTTACCGATAGGATTTTGTCTAAAATTGATTATAGAGAACGAGAAATTTTAGTTTCGAGTTTTCGATTGGATGCCCTCTTATCAAGTGCCTTGAAATTATCTAGAAACCAAGCTAGTCAACTGATAGAGAAAAAATCTGTCCAGGTAAACTATCATGTGGTTGAAAAAAGTGATTACCAGGTTACAGTTGGAGATTTGATCAGTGTGAGAAAGTTTGGTCGTTTGAAAGTTGTCAAAGACAATGGTCAGACCAAAAAGGATAAGAAAAAACTAACAGTCCGGCTACTTTTAAGCAAGTGA
- a CDS encoding DivIVA domain-containing protein, giving the protein MSITPQEISDKAFSRTFRGYNQEEVDLFLDKIYFELEEMIRYKDETELYIKKLEERLSYYTNDIPKRTVTSEQEPEAINDSIFY; this is encoded by the coding sequence ATGTCGATTACACCACAAGAAATAAGTGATAAAGCTTTCTCAAGAACATTCAGAGGCTACAATCAGGAAGAAGTTGACCTCTTTCTTGATAAGATTTACTTTGAATTAGAGGAGATGATTCGATACAAAGATGAAACTGAACTCTATATCAAAAAACTAGAAGAACGTCTTTCCTATTATACGAATGATATTCCTAAGAGAACAGTAACAAGCGAGCAAGAACCAGAAGCAATTAATGATTCTATTTTTTATTAA
- a CDS encoding DivIVA domain-containing protein, translating into MPITSLEIKDKTFGTRFRGFDPEEVDEFLDIVVRDYEDLVRSNHDKETHIKSLEERLSYFDEMKDSLSQSVLIAQDTAERVKQAAQERSNNIIQQAEQDAQRLLEEAKYKANEILRQATDNAKRVAVETEELKNKSRVFHQRLKSTIESQLAIVESSDWEDILRPTATYLQTSDEAFKEVVGEVLGESVSLQPEEEPIDMTRQFTPEEVAELQARIEAGNKELAEFEAQQNQQTEESDQHEESVEVEATAATENDANKESVLIL; encoded by the coding sequence ATGCCAATTACATCGTTAGAAATTAAAGATAAAACCTTTGGCACAAGATTTAGAGGTTTTGACCCAGAAGAAGTAGACGAGTTTCTTGATATCGTTGTTCGTGATTATGAAGACTTGGTTCGTAGTAATCACGATAAAGAGACACACATCAAAAGTTTGGAAGAACGTTTGTCTTACTTTGATGAGATGAAGGATTCCTTGAGTCAGTCAGTTTTGATTGCTCAAGATACAGCTGAGCGTGTCAAACAAGCTGCTCAAGAACGTTCAAACAATATTATTCAACAAGCTGAACAAGATGCTCAGCGTTTGCTTGAAGAAGCGAAATACAAGGCAAATGAAATTCTCCGTCAGGCTACAGATAATGCGAAGAGAGTGGCTGTTGAGACAGAAGAGTTGAAGAACAAGAGCCGTGTATTCCATCAACGCCTCAAGTCTACGATTGAAAGTCAGTTAGCAATTGTTGAATCATCTGATTGGGAAGATATTCTTCGCCCAACAGCTACTTACCTTCAGACAAGTGATGAAGCCTTTAAAGAAGTGGTTGGTGAAGTTCTTGGTGAATCCGTATCTTTACAACCAGAGGAAGAACCAATTGATATGACTCGTCAATTCACACCAGAAGAGGTTGCTGAATTACAAGCTCGTATCGAGGCTGGTAACAAAGAATTAGCTGAGTTTGAAGCTCAACAAAATCAACAGACAGAAGAAAGTGACCAGCATGAAGAGTCAGTTGAAGTAGAAGCTACTGCGGCAACTGAGAACGATGCAAATAAAGAATCTGTTCTTATCCTATAA